AGGAGCACTCGCATGGTGAATGAGCGGCAACTGAGGATTTTCGTGAAGGAATCACGTCCAAGGTTTGAGGATCTCTTGGGCCAGATGGTGGAGGTGCCGTCGATCAGCATGGATTCATCCCGCGCAGGCGATATGCGACGTATGGCTGACCTTGCGAAGCAGTATTTGGTCGGGATGAATGCCAAGGTTCACGTGGTCGAAACCGGTGGGTACCCCATCGTCTCCGGCGGGTGGATGGTAGGGCCTGAGTATCCGACCGTCACAATCTATAATCATCTGGACGTGCAGCCGGCGCAGGAGCCGGAATGGA
The Nitrospirota bacterium genome window above contains:
- a CDS encoding peptidase — protein: MVNERQLRIFVKESRPRFEDLLGQMVEVPSISMDSSRAGDMRRMADLAKQYLVGMNAKVHVVETGGYPIVSGGWMVGPEYPTVTIYNHLDVQPAQEPEW